A single genomic interval of Anser cygnoides isolate HZ-2024a breed goose chromosome 7, Taihu_goose_T2T_genome, whole genome shotgun sequence harbors:
- the LOC106038939 gene encoding deleted in malignant brain tumors 1 protein-like: MATTMILSWMVMMSLHIQVDTASIPPTTDTPVPTTIKPTEVIADELELRLTDGPNRCAGNVEIDYFGMNVKVCGFLWDMDDAQVVCRQLDCGLPVSVMNYFPSSDSYPWYHWTAVDCKGSETSLLFCPYEHSPSDCHHGAASVTCSDSGLQVQNEITTPVPTTIQPTEIIADVLELRLTDGPNRCAGNVEIDYFGMNVKVCGFLWDMDDAQVVCRQLDCGSPVSVMDYFPLSESYPWYQRTEVACDGSETSLLFCPYNYVSSDCHHGAASVTCSVS; the protein is encoded by the exons ATGGCTACTACCATGATCTTGTCTTGGATGGTAATGATGAGTCTTCATATTCAGGTGGATACAG CATCAATACCTCCAACAACAG ATACACCTGTTCCAACAACGATCAAGCCCACTGAAG TCATAGCCGATG AGCTGGAGCTGCGGCTGACCGACGGGCCAAACCGCTGTGCAGGCAACGTGGAAATTGACTATTTTGGAATGAACGTGAAAGTGTGTGGTTTCCTGTGGGACATGGACGATGCTCAGGTTGTGTGCAGGCAGCTTGACTGCGGCTTGCCTGTCAGCGTGATGAACTATTTCCCCTCGAGCGATTCGTATCCGTGGTACCACTGGACTGCGGTGGATTGCAAGGGCTCTGAAACCTCTTTGCTGTTTTGCCCTTATGAGCACTCACCCTCCGACTGCCATCACGGGGCTGCTTCTGTCACCTGCTCAG ATTCGGGACTCCAAGTGCAAAATG aaataacTACACCTGTACCAACAACAATCCAGCCCACTGAAA TCATAGCCGATG TGCTGGAGCTGCGGCTGACCGACGGGCCAAACCGCTGTGCAGGCAACGTGGAAATAGACTATTTTGGAATGAACGTGAAAGTGTGTGGTTTCCTGTGGGACATGGACGATGCTCAGGTTGTGTGCAGGCAGCTTGACTGCGGCTCGCCTGTCAGCGTGATGGACTATTTCCCCTTGAGTGAATCATATCCATGGTATCAGAGGACCGAGGTGGCTTGCGATGGCTCTGAAACCTCTTTGCTGTTTTGCCCTTATAATTACGTGTCCTCCGACTGCCATCACGGGGCTGCTTCTGTCACCTGCTCAG TCTCGTGA